A stretch of Gemmobacter fulvus DNA encodes these proteins:
- the petB gene encoding cytochrome b: protein MAGIPHDHYEPKTGGEKWLHKRLPIIGLLYDTLMIPTPKNLNWMWIWGIVLTFCLALQIVTGIVLVMHYTPHVDLAFSSVEHIMRDVNGGWAIRYLHANGASLFFVAVYLHIFRGLYYGSYKAPREVTWIIGMLIYLAMMATAFMGYVLPWGQMSFWGATVITGLFGAIPGLGEPIQAWLLGGPAVDNATLNRFFSLHYLLPFVIAALVAVHIWAFHTTGNNNPTGVEVRRTSKEEAAKDTLPFWPYYVIKDLFALVVILAVFFAVVGFMPNYLGHPDNYIEANPLATPAHIVPEWYFLPFYAILRAFTADVWVVQITNFVTFGIVDAKFFGVLAMFGAIAVMALAPWLDTSSVRSGRYRPMFKWWFALLAIDFMVLMWVGAMPTDGIYPYISLIASAYWFAYFLVILPLLGVIEKPLPQPATIEEDFKSHYGTPAE, encoded by the coding sequence ATGGCCGGTATTCCGCACGACCATTACGAGCCCAAGACGGGCGGCGAGAAATGGCTTCACAAGCGCCTGCCGATCATCGGGCTGCTGTATGACACCCTGATGATTCCCACCCCCAAGAACCTCAACTGGATGTGGATCTGGGGCATCGTCCTGACCTTCTGCCTTGCCCTGCAAATCGTCACCGGCATCGTGCTGGTGATGCACTACACGCCGCATGTCGATCTGGCCTTCTCGTCGGTCGAACATATCATGCGCGACGTGAACGGCGGCTGGGCCATCCGCTATCTGCACGCCAATGGCGCGTCGCTGTTCTTCGTCGCTGTGTATCTGCACATCTTCCGCGGGCTTTACTACGGGTCGTACAAGGCTCCGCGTGAGGTGACCTGGATCATCGGCATGCTGATCTACCTCGCCATGATGGCCACCGCATTCATGGGCTATGTTCTGCCCTGGGGCCAGATGTCCTTCTGGGGCGCCACGGTGATCACCGGCCTGTTCGGCGCGATTCCCGGTCTGGGCGAGCCGATCCAGGCCTGGCTGCTGGGTGGCCCGGCGGTGGACAATGCCACCCTGAACCGCTTCTTCTCGCTGCACTATCTGCTGCCCTTCGTGATCGCCGCCCTTGTGGCCGTTCACATCTGGGCCTTCCACACCACGGGCAACAACAACCCGACGGGTGTCGAAGTGCGCCGCACCTCGAAAGAAGAGGCCGCGAAGGACACCCTGCCCTTCTGGCCCTATTACGTGATCAAGGACCTGTTCGCGCTTGTCGTGATCCTTGCCGTGTTCTTTGCCGTGGTCGGCTTCATGCCGAACTACCTCGGCCACCCCGACAACTACATCGAGGCGAACCCGCTGGCGACGCCCGCGCATATCGTGCCGGAATGGTACTTCCTGCCGTTCTACGCCATCCTGCGCGCCTTCACCGCCGATGTCTGGGTGGTGCAGATCACCAACTTCGTCACCTTCGGTATCGTTGACGCCAAGTTCTTCGGCGTTCTGGCGATGTTCGGCGCAATTGCCGTGATGGCGCTGGCGCCCTGGCTGGATACCTCCTCGGTGCGGTCGGGCCGCTATCGCCCGATGTTCAAGTGGTGGTTCGCCCTGCTCGCCATCGACTTCATGGTGCTGATGTGGGTGGGCGCGATGCCGACCGACGGGATCTACCCCTATATCTCGCTGATCGCTTCGGCCTATTGGTTCGCCTATTTCCTCGTGATCCTGCCGCTTTTGGGTGTGATCGAAAAACCGCTGCCGCAACCGGCAACGATCGAGGAAGACTTCAAATCGCACTACGGCACTCCGGCCGAGTGA
- a CDS encoding exopolysaccharide biosynthesis protein — translation MMSDTNTDPSAVPAKARRRFSELLQAFAEDHTAERVTVGDLLTAMQGRAIAALLFLFAFPNILPTPPGVAAVLGLPLIYLSSQLMLGRQPWLPGFIANRSMTRDAFRNIVSKATPILNRAEKMLQQRWWPLVSPVMERVLGGVCLALAVLLSLPIPLGNLLPAAAICVIALALLERDGLWVIVGLISTVAAFGWVGSIAYALVKSAIFVVINAFG, via the coding sequence ATGATGAGTGACACGAATACCGACCCGTCTGCCGTGCCTGCCAAAGCCCGCCGACGGTTTTCGGAACTGCTGCAAGCCTTTGCCGAAGACCATACCGCAGAGCGGGTGACGGTGGGCGATCTGCTGACTGCGATGCAGGGGCGGGCCATTGCCGCCCTGCTGTTCCTGTTTGCCTTTCCGAACATCCTGCCCACCCCGCCCGGCGTTGCGGCGGTGCTGGGCCTGCCGCTGATCTATCTGTCATCGCAATTGATGCTGGGGCGGCAACCTTGGCTGCCCGGCTTCATCGCCAACCGGTCGATGACGCGTGACGCGTTCCGCAACATCGTCTCGAAAGCCACGCCGATCCTCAACCGCGCCGAAAAGATGCTGCAACAACGCTGGTGGCCGCTGGTCAGCCCGGTGATGGAGCGGGTTCTGGGTGGCGTTTGTCTGGCCCTTGCGGTGCTGCTGTCGCTGCCGATCCCGCTGGGCAACCTTCTGCCCGCCGCCGCCATCTGCGTGATCGCCCTCGCCCTGCTGGAGCGGGACGGGCTGTGGGTGATCGTCGGCCTGATCAGCACCGTCGCGGCCTTTGGCTGGGTGGGCAGCATTGCCTACGCGCTGGTGAAATCGGCGATTTTTGTGGTGATAAACGCTTTCGGCTGA
- a CDS encoding thiamine ABC transporter ATP-binding protein — protein MDLTLEALRLRQDDWTLSADWAAVAGQRIAVIGPSGAGKSTLLNAIAGFGALDQGMIRWQGRRIDLLPPGARPISMLFQDQNLFPHLTVAQNLGLGLDPALRRVDWAAVDQALERVGLAGLGARKPAQLSGGQQSRAALARSLLRARPILLLDEPFAALGPALKAEMLALVAELAGQALVLMVTHDPEDARAFASHTVLVAEGRADPPVPTNALFADPPAALAAYLGQG, from the coding sequence ATGGATCTGACACTTGAGGCGCTGCGGCTGCGGCAGGACGACTGGACGCTGAGCGCCGATTGGGCGGCAGTGGCTGGCCAACGCATCGCGGTGATCGGGCCGTCGGGCGCGGGAAAATCAACGCTGCTGAATGCGATTGCCGGGTTTGGCGCGCTGGATCAGGGCATGATCCGCTGGCAGGGCAGGCGCATTGATCTGCTGCCGCCCGGTGCGCGGCCGATCTCGATGCTGTTTCAGGATCAGAACCTGTTTCCACATCTGACGGTGGCGCAGAATCTGGGCCTCGGGCTCGACCCCGCCTTGCGCCGGGTGGATTGGGCGGCGGTGGATCAGGCGCTGGAGCGTGTGGGGCTGGCCGGGCTGGGGGCGCGCAAGCCTGCGCAGCTGTCGGGCGGGCAGCAAAGCCGGGCGGCGCTGGCGCGGTCTTTGCTGCGGGCGCGGCCCATCCTGCTGCTGGACGAACCCTTTGCGGCGCTGGGGCCTGCGCTGAAGGCCGAGATGCTGGCGCTGGTGGCCGAGCTGGCCGGGCAGGCGCTGGTTCTGATGGTGACGCATGACCCCGAAGATGCCCGCGCCTTTGCCAGCCATACCGTGCTGGTGGCCGAGGGGCGGGCCGATCCGCCGGTGCCCACGAACGCGCTGTTTGCCGATCCGCCTGCGGCGCTTGCGGCCTATCTGGGGCAGGGCTGA
- a CDS encoding DMT family transporter — protein MDIRALAMGLAFAVIWSSAYATARVIVADAAPLLSLAIRFSISGALALAVGLALGQRLRLTPAQWRATLIFGLCQNAIYLGLNFVAMQWIEASLAAIIASTMPLLVAALGWMLFGERIRPLGIVGLLTGMAGVALIMAARMQGGAAPLGLALCLIAALALALATLMMRGASSGGNLWIVVGLQMWVGAALLWVAALGFEPWRLTASPAWMLAMAYQIVMPGIVATVLWFGLVARIGAVKASTFHFLNPFFGVLIAAVLLGEAVRLTDMIGVVIVMAGILAVQISKQVPSVQAPARGA, from the coding sequence ATGGATATACGCGCGCTTGCGATGGGTCTGGCCTTCGCGGTGATCTGGTCTTCGGCCTATGCCACCGCGCGGGTGATCGTGGCGGATGCGGCGCCGCTGCTGTCGCTGGCCATCCGCTTCTCCATCTCGGGGGCGCTGGCCTTGGCTGTCGGGCTGGCGCTGGGGCAGCGGTTGCGGCTAACGCCTGCGCAATGGCGCGCGACGCTGATCTTCGGCCTGTGCCAGAATGCGATTTACCTCGGGCTGAATTTCGTGGCGATGCAATGGATCGAGGCCTCCCTGGCCGCAATCATCGCCTCGACCATGCCGCTGCTGGTGGCGGCTCTGGGCTGGATGCTGTTCGGCGAACGCATCCGCCCGCTGGGAATCGTCGGCCTGTTGACCGGCATGGCCGGGGTGGCGCTGATCATGGCGGCGCGGATGCAGGGCGGGGCGGCCCCCTTGGGGCTTGCGCTGTGCCTGATCGCCGCGCTGGCCTTGGCGCTGGCCACGCTGATGATGCGCGGGGCCAGTTCGGGCGGCAATCTGTGGATCGTGGTGGGTTTGCAGATGTGGGTCGGCGCAGCACTGCTCTGGGTCGCGGCGCTGGGGTTCGAACCGTGGCGGCTGACCGCCTCGCCCGCCTGGATGCTGGCGATGGCGTATCAGATCGTCATGCCGGGCATTGTGGCGACGGTGCTGTGGTTCGGGCTGGTGGCGCGGATCGGGGCGGTGAAAGCCTCGACCTTTCACTTCCTCAACCCGTTCTTCGGCGTGCTGATCGCCGCCGTGCTGCTGGGCGAGGCGGTGCGTCTGACCGATATGATCGGCGTGGTGATCGTGATGGCGGGGATTCTGGCGGTGCAGATTTCCAAACAGGTGCCGTCAGTTCAGGCCCCTGCGCGCGGGGCCTGA
- a CDS encoding ABC transporter permease subunit has protein sequence MARRAVPLGAFATAIGLGALTLGPLAVVMMQAGGGGGITAADLAALRFTVTQAALSALASVACAVPVARALARRRFPGRRLAIAALGAPFLLPVIVAVLGLLAIFGRSGLINRGLEALGLPEVSIYGMGGVVLAHVFLNMPLATRMILQGWQAVPGERLRLAESLGFGPGAIFRHIEAPMLRDVLPGALLAVFAICLTSFAVVLVLGGGPGATTVELAIYQAVRFEFDLPKAATLAVMQVLACGAAVLLAGLFTVPSGFGAGLDRAVALPRPAGWRRLLDAAAIALALGFIAAPLLAVGFRGLPGLMALPSAVWPALAASLTVAVLAAPLAVGAALLLALALAVARGWRGLEPVAMLPMAGSSLVLGTGLFLLVFPFVSPARVALPVTVLVTAVMALPFAFRILLPEVRVLMADYGRLADALALRGWARLRWLILPRLRRPLGFALGLTGAMAVGDLGVIALFAAEKGATLPLVVQRLMGAYRTEAAAGAALLLVAAAFALFWICDWWGRHGSDT, from the coding sequence ATGGCGCGCCGCGCTGTCCCGCTAGGGGCTTTTGCCACGGCCATCGGTCTGGGGGCGCTGACCCTCGGGCCGCTGGCCGTGGTGATGATGCAGGCGGGCGGCGGCGGGGGTATCACCGCCGCCGACCTTGCGGCCCTGCGGTTCACCGTGACACAGGCGGCGCTGTCGGCGCTCGCCTCGGTTGCCTGTGCAGTGCCGGTGGCGCGCGCGCTGGCGCGGCGGCGGTTTCCGGGGCGCAGGCTGGCGATTGCCGCGCTGGGTGCGCCGTTCCTGTTGCCGGTGATCGTGGCGGTGCTGGGCCTGCTGGCGATTTTCGGGCGGTCGGGCCTGATCAATCGCGGGCTTGAGGCCCTTGGCCTGCCGGAAGTGTCGATCTATGGCATGGGCGGCGTGGTGCTGGCGCATGTGTTTCTGAACATGCCTCTGGCCACCCGCATGATCCTGCAAGGCTGGCAGGCGGTGCCGGGCGAGCGGCTGCGGCTGGCCGAAAGCCTTGGCTTCGGGCCGGGCGCGATCTTTCGGCATATCGAAGCGCCCATGCTGCGCGATGTGTTGCCGGGGGCGCTGCTGGCGGTGTTTGCGATCTGCCTGACCAGTTTTGCGGTGGTGCTTGTGCTGGGCGGCGGGCCGGGCGCGACCACGGTGGAACTGGCGATCTATCAGGCCGTGCGGTTCGAATTCGATCTGCCCAAAGCCGCCACGCTGGCGGTGATGCAGGTGCTGGCCTGCGGGGCGGCGGTGCTGCTGGCCGGGCTGTTCACCGTGCCCAGCGGCTTTGGCGCGGGCCTGGACCGGGCTGTGGCGCTTCCGCGCCCGGCGGGCTGGCGGCGTCTGCTCGACGCGGCGGCGATTGCGCTTGCGCTTGGCTTCATCGCTGCGCCCCTGCTGGCGGTGGGCTTTCGCGGGCTGCCGGGGCTGATGGCGCTGCCTTCGGCGGTCTGGCCTGCACTGGCGGCCTCGTTGACGGTGGCGGTTCTGGCCGCCCCGCTGGCGGTGGGTGCGGCGTTGCTGCTGGCGCTGGCGCTGGCGGTGGCGCGCGGCTGGCGCGGGCTGGAGCCCGTGGCGATGCTGCCGATGGCGGGATCGTCGCTGGTGCTGGGCACCGGGCTGTTCCTGCTGGTGTTTCCCTTTGTCTCTCCGGCGCGGGTGGCGCTGCCGGTCACGGTTCTGGTGACGGCGGTGATGGCGCTGCCCTTCGCCTTTCGCATCCTGCTGCCCGAGGTGCGGGTGCTGATGGCGGATTATGGCCGTCTGGCCGATGCGCTGGCGCTGCGCGGCTGGGCGCGGCTGCGCTGGCTGATCCTGCCCCGGCTGCGCCGCCCGCTGGGCTTTGCGCTGGGGCTGACGGGTGCGATGGCGGTGGGGGATCTGGGCGTGATCGCTCTGTTCGCGGCGGAAAAGGGGGCCACATTACCTTTGGTCGTGCAGCGGCTGATGGGGGCGTATCGGACTGAGGCGGCGGCGGGGGCGGCGCTGCTGCTGGTGGCGGCGGCCTTTGCGCTGTTCTGGATCTGCGATTGGTGGGGGCGGCATGGATCTGACACTTGA
- the thiB gene encoding thiamine ABC transporter substrate binding subunit, translated as MKSPMFAAGFLAVASVAQAETPVLNVLTYDSFVSEWGPGPAIEKAFEAECGCDVVFTAAGDGAALLARVQLEGAKTDADVVLGLDTNLTAAARATGLFAAHGQTPDLALPLAWTDADFLPYDWGWFAFVHNKTLTAPTSFKALAESDLKIVIQDPRSSTPGLGLLMWVKAAYGDEAPAIWAALADNIVTVTPGWSEAYGLFLEGEADLVLSYTTSPAYHLIAEEDDSKTAAVFEEGNYLQVEVMGKLAASDQSDLADRFMAFVLSDAAQEILPTTNWMYPAKLPTAGLPKGFETLVQPGKSLLLGADEAEAARAGALEEWRAALSR; from the coding sequence ATGAAATCACCTATGTTTGCTGCGGGTTTTCTGGCTGTCGCGTCGGTCGCGCAGGCAGAAACCCCAGTGCTGAATGTGCTGACCTATGACAGTTTTGTCAGCGAATGGGGCCCCGGCCCGGCGATTGAAAAGGCGTTCGAGGCCGAATGTGGCTGTGATGTGGTCTTTACGGCGGCGGGGGACGGTGCGGCCCTGCTGGCGCGGGTGCAGCTTGAGGGCGCGAAAACCGATGCGGATGTGGTGCTGGGGCTGGATACCAACCTGACCGCCGCCGCCCGCGCAACCGGGCTGTTTGCCGCGCATGGCCAGACGCCCGACCTTGCGCTGCCACTGGCCTGGACCGATGCCGATTTCCTGCCCTATGACTGGGGCTGGTTCGCCTTTGTCCACAACAAGACGCTGACGGCGCCGACCTCCTTCAAGGCGCTGGCCGAGTCGGATCTGAAGATCGTGATTCAGGATCCGCGCTCCTCCACCCCCGGTCTGGGCCTGCTGATGTGGGTGAAAGCGGCCTATGGGGACGAGGCTCCGGCGATCTGGGCGGCGCTGGCTGACAATATCGTGACCGTGACCCCCGGCTGGTCCGAGGCGTATGGCCTGTTTCTGGAGGGCGAGGCCGATCTGGTGCTGAGCTATACCACCTCGCCCGCCTATCACCTGATCGCCGAAGAGGATGACAGCAAGACCGCCGCCGTGTTCGAGGAAGGCAATTACCTGCAGGTGGAGGTGATGGGCAAACTCGCGGCCAGCGATCAGTCCGACCTGGCGGATCGGTTCATGGCCTTCGTTCTGTCGGATGCGGCGCAAGAGATTCTGCCCACGACCAACTGGATGTATCCGGCCAAACTGCCGACGGCGGGTCTGCCCAAAGGCTTCGAGACCTTGGTGCAGCCGGGCAAATCGCTGTTGCTGGGCGCGGACGAGGCCGAAGCGGCCCGCGCGGGCGCGTTGGAAGAATGGCGCGCCGCGCTGTCCCGCTAG
- the aroC gene encoding chorismate synthase yields MSFNTYGHLFRVTTWGESHGPALGATVDGCPPGVPIEAEALQHWLDRRKPGQNKYTTQRQEPDQVKILSGVFEGRSTGTPIQLMIDNTDQRSKDYGEIARAFRPGHADITYHQKYGLRDYRGGGRSSARETAARVAAGGVARAALAALVPGLKITGYMVQIGPHQIDRSRFDAAQIDQNPFWCPDAVAVADWAAYLDDLRKAHNSVGAVIEVVASGVPAGLGAPIYAKLDSDLATAMMSINAVKAVEIGEGMAAACLTGVENADEIRMGPNGPEFLSNHAGGILGGISTGQDVVVRFAVKPTSSILTPRQTVTQGGEEVDLITKGRHDPCVGIRAVPVGEAMMAAVLLDHLLLDRGQTGGQRGKIG; encoded by the coding sequence ATGAGCTTCAACACCTACGGACATCTGTTTCGCGTCACCACCTGGGGCGAAAGCCATGGACCTGCGCTGGGGGCCACGGTGGATGGCTGCCCGCCCGGTGTGCCGATCGAGGCCGAAGCCTTGCAGCACTGGCTGGACCGCAGAAAGCCGGGGCAGAACAAATACACCACCCAGCGGCAGGAACCCGATCAGGTGAAGATCCTGTCGGGCGTGTTCGAGGGGCGCAGCACCGGCACGCCGATCCAGCTGATGATCGACAACACCGATCAGCGCAGCAAGGATTATGGCGAGATTGCCCGCGCCTTCCGCCCCGGCCATGCCGACATCACCTATCATCAGAAATACGGCCTGCGCGATTATCGCGGCGGTGGCCGGTCGTCCGCGCGCGAAACCGCGGCGCGGGTGGCGGCGGGCGGCGTGGCGCGGGCGGCGCTGGCTGCGCTGGTGCCGGGGCTGAAAATTACCGGCTATATGGTGCAGATCGGCCCGCATCAGATTGACCGCAGCCGGTTTGACGCCGCGCAGATCGACCAGAACCCGTTCTGGTGCCCCGATGCGGTCGCGGTGGCCGATTGGGCGGCCTATCTGGATGACCTGCGCAAGGCCCACAATTCCGTCGGCGCGGTGATCGAGGTTGTCGCCTCGGGTGTGCCTGCGGGGCTGGGCGCGCCGATCTATGCCAAGCTCGACAGCGATCTGGCCACCGCGATGATGAGCATCAATGCCGTGAAGGCGGTGGAGATCGGCGAAGGCATGGCCGCCGCCTGCCTGACCGGGGTCGAGAATGCCGACGAGATCCGCATGGGGCCAAATGGCCCGGAGTTCCTGTCAAACCACGCAGGCGGTATACTGGGCGGCATCTCCACCGGGCAGGATGTGGTGGTGCGATTTGCGGTGAAACCCACCTCCTCGATCCTCACACCGCGCCAGACGGTCACGCAGGGCGGCGAAGAGGTGGATCTGATCACCAAGGGGCGGCATGATCCCTGTGTCGGCATCCGCGCCGTGCCGGTGGGCGAGGCGATGATGGCGGCAGTGTTGCTGGATCACCTGCTGCTGGATCGTGGCCAGACCGGCGGGCAACGCGGCAAGATCGGCTGA
- a CDS encoding AMP nucleosidase codes for MQISQTILTPPDAAHESFTDPAAAVARLEALYDEATAFLSAQFSTVVMGQRPTARLRAYYPEIRFTTTSFTKTDSRLSFGHVAQPGSYATTVTRPDLFRNYLTQQIALLIHNHGVPVSIGPSQTPIPVHFAVAGNPGVAVPQEGVLDFSLRDVFDVPDLATTNDDIVNGVLTEYADGSRPLAPFTAQRVDYSLARLAHYTATDPRHFQNHVLFTNYQFYVDEFEAYARKVLGDPDSGYTGFVAPGNHEITTPDAVLPLNPKMPQMPTYHLKRADGQGITLVNIGVGPSNAKTATDHIAVLRPHAWLMVGHCAGLRNSQSLGDFVLAHAYLREDHVLDADLPIWVPIPALAEIQIALEDAVEHVTQLEGYELKRIMRTGTVATIDNRNWELRDQSGPVQRLSQSRAIALDMESATIAANGFRFRVPYGTLLCVSDKPLHGELKLPGMASDFYKTQVSRHLLIGIHAMELLREMPVERIHSRKLRSFEETAFL; via the coding sequence ATGCAGATTTCACAGACCATACTGACGCCGCCCGATGCGGCGCATGAAAGTTTCACCGATCCCGCCGCAGCCGTGGCGCGGCTGGAGGCGCTGTATGACGAGGCGACCGCCTTCCTGTCGGCCCAGTTCAGCACGGTGGTGATGGGGCAGCGCCCGACAGCGCGGCTGCGCGCCTATTACCCCGAGATCCGCTTTACCACGACCAGCTTCACCAAGACCGACTCGCGTCTGTCCTTCGGCCATGTGGCGCAGCCCGGCAGCTATGCCACCACCGTCACCCGGCCCGATCTGTTCCGCAATTACCTGACGCAGCAGATTGCGCTTCTGATCCACAATCACGGTGTTCCGGTCAGCATCGGCCCGTCGCAGACACCGATCCCGGTGCATTTTGCGGTGGCGGGCAACCCCGGCGTGGCCGTGCCGCAGGAGGGCGTGCTGGACTTCTCGCTGCGTGATGTGTTCGACGTGCCGGATCTGGCCACCACCAATGATGACATCGTGAATGGTGTGCTGACCGAATATGCCGATGGCTCGCGCCCGCTGGCACCGTTCACTGCGCAGCGGGTGGATTATTCGCTGGCCCGGCTGGCGCATTACACCGCAACCGATCCGCGGCACTTCCAGAACCATGTTCTGTTCACCAACTATCAGTTCTATGTCGATGAATTCGAGGCCTATGCCCGCAAGGTGCTGGGCGACCCGGACTCCGGCTATACCGGCTTTGTCGCCCCCGGCAATCACGAGATCACGACGCCCGACGCGGTGCTGCCGCTGAACCCGAAAATGCCGCAGATGCCGACCTATCACCTGAAACGGGCGGATGGGCAGGGCATCACGCTGGTGAATATCGGGGTCGGCCCGTCGAATGCGAAAACCGCCACGGACCACATTGCCGTGCTGCGCCCCCATGCCTGGCTGATGGTCGGCCATTGCGCCGGGCTGCGCAACAGCCAGAGCCTTGGCGATTTTGTGCTGGCCCATGCCTATCTGCGCGAAGATCACGTGCTGGATGCCGATCTGCCGATCTGGGTGCCGATCCCGGCACTGGCCGAGATCCAGATTGCGCTGGAAGATGCGGTGGAACATGTGACCCAGCTGGAAGGTTACGAGTTGAAACGCATCATGCGCACCGGCACCGTCGCCACCATCGACAATCGCAATTGGGAGCTGCGCGACCAGTCCGGCCCGGTGCAGCGCCTGTCGCAATCGCGCGCCATTGCGCTGGATATGGAAAGCGCCACCATCGCCGCGAATGGCTTTCGCTTCCGGGTGCCCTACGGCACCTTGCTTTGTGTCAGCGACAAACCGCTGCATGGCGAATTGAAACTGCCGGGCATGGCGTCGGATTTCTACAAGACGCAGGTGTCGCGCCATCTGCTGATCGGGATTCACGCGATGGAGCTGTTGCGCGAAATGCCGGTGGAACGTATCCACAGCCGCAAGTTGCGCAGCTTCGAGGAAACCGCCTTCCTCTGA
- a CDS encoding SDR family oxidoreductase has protein sequence MTQVLLSLGHGYSAQALAARLLPQGWRVIGTTRSAEKAARLAAQGVEPLIWPGADLAPALAQATHILSSIAPDAAGDPVLAAHAAQLAQAPTRWVGYLSTTGVYGDHQGGWVDETTALTPGTARGHHRVAAEAQWQALGLPLHIFRLAGIYGPGRGPFRKVLEGTAQRIVKPGQFFSRIHVEDIGQVLEASIHRPAPGAIYNICDDDPSPPQDVLGHAAELLGVPLPPEVEIDKADMTALARSFYAESKRVRNDRMKTDLGVTLRYPTYRDGLAALHAQIPTKGAR, from the coding sequence ATGACACAGGTTCTTCTTTCGCTTGGCCATGGATATTCGGCGCAGGCTTTGGCGGCGCGGCTGTTGCCGCAGGGCTGGCGGGTGATCGGCACCACGCGCAGCGCCGAAAAAGCGGCCCGGCTGGCCGCGCAGGGGGTGGAGCCGCTGATCTGGCCGGGGGCCGATCTGGCCCCGGCCTTGGCACAGGCGACGCATATCCTCAGCTCCATCGCGCCGGATGCAGCGGGTGATCCGGTGCTGGCCGCCCATGCGGCACAGCTTGCACAGGCGCCGACGCGCTGGGTCGGCTATCTGTCCACCACCGGCGTTTACGGCGATCATCAGGGCGGTTGGGTGGACGAGACCACGGCGCTGACCCCCGGCACCGCGCGCGGCCATCACCGGGTCGCGGCCGAGGCGCAATGGCAGGCGCTGGGGCTGCCGCTGCATATTTTCCGGCTGGCGGGGATCTATGGGCCGGGGCGTGGCCCGTTCCGCAAGGTGCTGGAGGGCACGGCACAGCGCATCGTGAAACCCGGCCAGTTCTTTTCGCGCATCCATGTCGAGGATATCGGGCAGGTTCTGGAGGCCTCGATCCACCGCCCGGCCCCCGGCGCAATCTACAACATCTGCGACGATGATCCGTCGCCGCCGCAAGATGTGCTGGGCCATGCCGCCGAATTGCTGGGCGTGCCGCTGCCTCCCGAAGTTGAGATCGACAAGGCCGACATGACCGCGCTGGCCCGCAGCTTTTATGCCGAAAGCAAACGGGTGCGGAATGACCGGATGAAAACCGATCTGGGGGTGACCCTGCGCTATCCGACCTATCGCGACGGTCTGGCCGCCCTTCACGCCCAGATCCCGACAAAGGGCGCGCGCTGA
- a CDS encoding HU family DNA-binding protein has product MSKPMTKTQLVAALAETMGADKKVAGSALDAIAEVVAREVAAGGAVTLPGLGKVVCRERPERQVRNPATGETVTKAADKQVKFTIAKALKDSVNG; this is encoded by the coding sequence ATGTCGAAACCGATGACCAAGACGCAGCTGGTGGCCGCTCTGGCCGAAACCATGGGCGCCGACAAGAAAGTCGCCGGCTCTGCTCTGGATGCGATTGCCGAAGTCGTGGCGCGCGAAGTGGCCGCCGGTGGCGCCGTGACGCTGCCGGGCCTTGGCAAGGTCGTGTGCCGCGAGCGTCCCGAGCGTCAGGTCCGTAACCCGGCCACGGGCGAAACCGTGACCAAGGCGGCTGACAAGCAGGTGAAATTCACCATCGCCAAAGCCCTGAAAGACAGCGTGAACGGCTGA
- a CDS encoding cytochrome c1: protein MFRKIAISAVSALVLMSGGAMAAGGEGHIEDVAFSFEGPFGKFDKNQLQRGLQVYTEVCSSCHGLKFVPIRTLADEGGPQLPEDQVRAYAKNFSVVDKDTGEDREAVATDHFPANTGAGAPDLSLMAKARAGFHGPYGTGMSQLFNGIGGPEYIHAILAGYSGETKEEAGETYYENHAFPGGWIKMAPPLSDDIVTYADGHPATVDAMAEDVSAFLMWTAEPKLMARKHMGFVAVLFLIGLSTLLYLTNKRLWAGVKGKKHA, encoded by the coding sequence ATGTTTCGCAAAATCGCAATCAGCGCCGTCTCTGCCCTCGTCCTGATGTCGGGCGGGGCCATGGCGGCGGGTGGCGAAGGCCATATCGAAGACGTGGCCTTCTCGTTCGAAGGGCCGTTCGGCAAGTTTGACAAGAACCAGCTTCAGCGCGGGCTTCAGGTTTACACCGAGGTCTGCTCCAGCTGCCACGGCCTGAAATTCGTGCCGATCCGCACGCTTGCAGATGAAGGCGGCCCGCAGCTGCCCGAAGATCAGGTGCGCGCCTATGCCAAGAACTTCTCCGTGGTCGACAAGGACACGGGCGAAGACCGTGAAGCGGTTGCCACCGATCACTTCCCGGCCAACACTGGCGCGGGTGCCCCCGACCTCAGCCTGATGGCCAAGGCGCGGGCGGGCTTTCATGGCCCCTATGGCACCGGCATGAGCCAGCTGTTCAACGGCATCGGCGGCCCGGAATACATCCATGCGATCCTTGCCGGCTACAGCGGCGAGACCAAGGAAGAAGCCGGGGAAACCTACTATGAAAACCACGCCTTCCCGGGCGGCTGGATCAAGATGGCACCGCCGCTGTCGGATGACATCGTGACCTATGCCGATGGCCACCCGGCCACGGTCGATGCGATGGCAGAAGACGTGTCGGCCTTCCTGATGTGGACGGCAGAACCGAAGCTGATGGCGCGCAAGCACATGGGCTTTGTCGCCGTGCTGTTCCTGATCGGGCTGTCGACCCTGCTTTACCTCACCAACAAACGGCTGTGGGCCGGGGTAAAAGGCAAGAAACACGCCTGA